TTCCAACGCTCCAGCCGCGGCACACCTTTGCTGAAGAAGCCCGCCAGGAAGCCAGGGATACCCATTTCTTTCATCTTCTCCCTGACGAACGACTGCATCTGACTCGCGGTCCAGTCGGGTTGGAGGAATTTTCCATTCGCATAACACAAGCTGCAGTACATCGTGCTGCGCGATCCGTCGGCATTGGTACCCCCACCCTTGGGGTCTTTCTTTAATGGCATTCCGCAGCTTTGACAATTCTTGTAGGCGGTCGACATCGGTGCTGGATTTTAGTGATGGAAGAAGGAGCTACGAAGTTGCAGTCTTGTTACCGGAAATCCAATACGTTTTTTCAGCAATCATGGATTGGCATTCGATTGCTGGCATTACTTTTAACTTTTCCTTAATCAGTAAGCAGGATTGGTTTCATTAGGTTTCGGGATGCTTTACACAGCCGTCCAGCCGTTCTTTCGCCTGCAATTCTTGTTGAGTCTTCTTGCTTTGATCTGCTCGCAGTATGTGAAGGCAGGAGAAATCGGGAATCCCGAACCTGCGCTCTGTTGGTCGGTGAGCACCGGTGGACCGATCTATTCATCTCCGGTCATTGATCAGCAATTCTTGGTATTCGGCAGTACGGATTCCAGTTTGTACGTCGTGGACCATCGCTCGGGAAAGGTTGCCTGGACCTACAAGACAGGAGGCGCTATTCGTTGTACTCCGTACGTTCGGAACGGTATCGCTTATTTCTTATCCGATGACGGAAAGGTGTATGCCATTTCGATCCGATCGCATACCGAACAGTGGGTCTTTCGTACCGAAGGAGAAGCGCGTTATTCGCTTTATGGTTATGCGGATTATTTCCATTCCTCTCCGGTCGCGGATGACAGCACCCTATACTTCGGATCGGGTGACGGCCATGTCTATGCGCTACGGCTGAGTGATGGCCGTCTGCGTTGGAAGTTCAAAACGGATGCGGTCGTGCACGGAACCGGCGTGATCAGCGAAGAAACATTGTATATCGGGTCATTCGATGGAAATGTATATGCCCTGGCGACAGCCGACGGCGGTCTGCGCTGGAAGTTCAAGACCGTGGGCCAGACCTATTTTCCGAGAGGAGAAGTCCAGGGAACGGTGGCTTGTTTCGGTGATCGACTTATTGTCGGTGCTCGTGATTACAACCTCTATTGCCTGGATGCGGAGCGGGGGACAGGTCTGTGGAACCGGCAGTTCAGAAAAGGATGGGCAATGGGTGTTCCCCTCATCCGAGACTCGATCGTGTACGTTGGAACGAGTGATGATCGGTTACTCCTGGCGCTCGATCCTTTCAGCGGGCAAGCGCATTGGGAGGCTGCGGTCAACTTCAATGTATTCGGTGGCGCGGCGTTCGGTGATTCAGTGTTGTACATCGGCAACCTGCGCGGAGAGTTGTTGGCACTGGATGTGGAAACCGGTAAGAGGAGATGGAAGTTCACAACGCCTGGCGGAAAGGAGCAGTGGCGGAAGTACCTGACAGCTTCCGGTGAATACCGTCCCGACATTCAGAGCATCATTCAAAAAGGCGAGGACTTCGTGACCATATATCATTCGATGGGAGCCATTTTTACCACGCCAACTGTATCGGAAGGGCGCATCTTCTTCACCAGTACGGATGGCAGTTTATACTGCCTGCAACCCTGATGGCTAACCATTTTCCTGTTGAATTGAACCTTTGAAATCCGGTTTGGACCCCAGCTACGGTTTCCAAGGACGGATCTCTTTTCAATTTATTTGATTAAATATCAGTTACTTATATAAGGATAGACGCATTGCTCTTGACATACATAAGAAACAGATGTATATTTGTCCAATATATATTACACCAAGGTAATCATGATCTATTCCTCCGAACTCATCAAGGGCACCCTGAAGACGATCATTCTGAAGTTGCTGAAAGAGAACAAACGCATGTACGGATACGAGATCACCCAGCGGGTGAAGGAAATGACGGGAGGCAAGATCCAGCTCACGGAAGGCGCGTTGTATCCGACCCTGCACGCGCTGGAAGCGGATGGGATGCTCACGACAGAGACCGAGTATCTCGGCAAACGCGTTCGCAAGTATTACTCGCTGAGTAAGGCCGGTGATAAGTTGTCGGACGAGAAAGTCAACGAGTTCGCCGACTTCATGAACACGATGAAGTTTCTGCTTGGTATCAACCTCAGCAACGCCTGACATGTCGGTCATCCGCGATCAGCATATCGACTTCATCCTTCAGGATCTCCACCGTCGTGGCATCGTTCGGGAGGACTTGCGTGATAACCTGTTGGACCATCTGTGTTGCCTGTTGGAGGCGGAAGAGTGGGAGGAGGAGGCATTTGGCAAGACCTATGAACGAATAATACGACGGTTCTATAAGCATCGCTTATCCGAGCTCGAAGAAGAAACAACGAATCTTTTAACCTATAAAAACTATTACGCGATGAAAAAGGTCATGATCCTCAGCGGTGTATCCGCTACGCTGGTGCTGAGTGCCGGCATTGTACTCAAGTTCATGCACATGCCCGGCGCAGCCGCTGGAATTGTAGCGGGCACGCTGTTGTTCAGTCTGATCTTCCTTCCCCTGATGCTGGTGCTGCGTCTGCAGGAGAAGAAGGCGATGACGGAGCGCGTCATGGTGTCGCTCTCCGCGATCACCGGCATCCTGATCAGCATGGGCATTCTGTTCAAGCTGATGCATTGGCCGATGGCCAATATCTTAGGCCTGAGTTCGGTGGGCATCCTCGTGTTCCTGTTCCTGCCGGTTTACCTGGTGACCGGTCTGCGCAATCCCGACACGCGACTGAATACGATCGTGTCCTCCGTGCTGATTGTCTGTGGAAGCGCCTTGTTCCTGTCGCTGGCACGTTCGCCGTACGCGACGCGGGTACAGTACATCCAGAATACCGAGCAGTTCATCCGGAGTCAGCGTATCCTCGAGACGGAGGCACGTCAGATTACCGCTGAGCCGTCCACGGGTAATGAGGAGCTGACGCGGGTTCGTACGCTGTGTTCATCGCTTCGTTCCGCCATCGTACAATTCGAGACCGGGTTACCCAGTCTGGGCGACGACTACCTGAAGCAGGAAGCCTTTATCAGCGATGCCGTCATCACACCGCTACTGAATGAACGCGATCATGCTGATCAATACGCGAGTCTGAAACAGGCAGTAGCGTCGTACAACGGGAAACTGTCGAACGACATGCAACCGCTGCCGGTAAAAGCCACACTACTTGAAAATCCGAAGGTGCCCTCACTCGTTGCGCTCAACGACCTGACGCAGATCGAGATGATCGCCTTGCAGAACGCACGACGTCCGAAAGCGGGCAGCTGAACTTTTTAAATGACACGATGGTTCGCCCTCGTCACTTCAAGGTGGCGGGGGCTTTTTCGTAGAGCTCGAGCGGAAGGCCGTCCGGGTCGCTGAAGAAAGTAAAACGAGCTCCGGTCGTTGCATCGATCCGGACCGGTTCACAATCGACACCGTGTTGTTTCAGTCGTTCGATCTCCGCATCCAATTTTTCCACCCCGAACGCGATATGCCGGGCTCCGCAGGCTTCCGGATGTGTAGGCCGCTCCGGCGGATACGGAAAGGAAAACAGTTCGATCATCACTCCATCCGCCAGCGCGAGGTCCAGTTTCCACGATGCACGCTCCGCGCGATACACTTCGCGTAGGACCAATAACCCGATGATGTTCGAATAGAAGTGTTTGGACCGCTCATAGTCGGAGCATATGATCGCGATATGATGCAGGCTTAGCGACATGAGTGTATGGAAGGTGAAGTTGCAACCGAACGACCCTTTCCGGACGATCGATCGGCTTGAGTACGTCCAGGAAGTTGCGGTCGCTTTCGGCTCAGGCCTTTTCGCAGTGGTGTTTGAAATTGTTCAGGATTGCCTGCCATCCGTCGCGTTGCATTTCCATCGAGTGCGTTCCCTCTGCGTCGAATGATTCGTCCACCCGGACACTTCCATTTGTTTCGGAAAACAGCACCTCGACGGATCGTCCGTCGCTCATGGCGTACGCGATTTTCCGGTTGGGAATAACTGTGGTGTAAGTACCGCCGAATTCAAAGGACATGCTGCCGTCACGAGCAGCCATGGTCGCCGTGAATTGCCCTCCAACGCGCAAGTCATTCGAAGCGGCAGGGCAATGCCAGTCATCGGAGGCGTGGTTCCATTGCACGATATGTTGCGGATCGGTCCAGCGTTTCCAGACATGGTCCATCGAGGCATTGATCAGCGTTGAAACGGTAATTTTCTGAGAAGTTGACATTTGCCGGGGAGGGTTACATTCACGATTTCCGGTAAAATTAATAATCCTTCCTGAGCAACTCGAGGGGATTTCGCCAAGCGAAAGGTGTGATTGGCCAAATTGACATTTGCGCCAATACCAGAAATTTCGCCATCTGTCAGCATTTTCCGCCACTTGTACAATTGCTGGTTGCCAGCCCTTCTGTGCGGGGTTATCTTAGGGGACTAAATCCCACGTTAACATCCTTCTGAACGGCCAAGCAGCCGTCCGGTCTTGAGTTGTCGATGCTTACTGCCGCCACTCTCCACTTGTCAGGCGCAGGAAGGCATTCCTTGAAATATTGAAACACACTACACCAAATCAATAATCATGAACATTTTTTCGACATGCGAGCGTCCGCTACGGGCGATTCGGGCGACGCTCTTTTGCCTTGGGCTGATGGCGATTTCGCTGATCAGTGCCACTACTGCAAATGCGCAGGATTACCGGTCGCGTCAAAGCGGCGATTGGGATGACCTGGCTACCTGGGAGTTCTGGAATGGGTCCGGATGGAATCCGGCCAGCTTGATACCGGACCATGTCAACTGCTCGACGCTCACCATCATGCCTTCGCACGTCGTAACGATCACGGCGTATTTCGCGCACATCGATCAGTTGACGATCATGTCGGATGGTACGCTGAGGATTGTGGAAGGAAACCTCGAAGTCCTGGACGGGCCCGGTACCGATATCCAATGCTACGGGCATATCAACGTGAATACGGGTGCTTTCTTTTTGCAACACAGTTCGATCGTCGTTGATGATGGTGGCAGTCTCGATTTGACCAGTATGGTCAATGTCAATGGTCCCGGCACCATCGACATCATCGGCGGTTCGACCGCATCGTTTTCTTCAAACGGTGATCCTATCATTCTCGCGGACAGTCTGGTCTTTTCGGTTTCGGCTTCTGCTACTGCGACATTAGGAGGTACCGGTGAATTGCAGTTGGCGGGTCATTTCACGTTTAACCTGGATGGGGCCTTTGAAATCGATTCGGATGCCGACATCACGACGAACGCGCTTGTCAACGGGCAGATCAACGGAACCGGATCATTCAGCAAGCAAGGCGGAATAGGAACCACCTCTGTAGGTTCACCAAATCTGTTGTTTGCCGGTTCGCTGAGTGTCTCGGTGCACACCGGTGTGCTTGACATGGCCTGTACGATCACCAATCCCGGTGCTACAACTTCAGAGTTGATCGTCGAAGCCGACGCGACGCTACGGGGCGCTACGGATTTCGTCTTTACGGGCGTCAACATCACCAACAACGGAGCGATTCAGACTGATCGCCTGATCCTGACCGGCGAGAATACGATGAACTATGACGGTAACGGTACGATTCGGCACCTCGTCATGGACAACCACAGTGCTTACCTGGATTTTTCGAACGCGCTGGATGACCTGACCGTCACCGAGGAATTGGAACTGCTGAATGGCCGGATCAATATGAACGGCGGCAGGATGGTGATGCCGGCAACCTGCGTACTTACCGGTGGCAATGAAGGCAGTTATGTAATCGGACGCGTATTGCGCGGATTCTATCCTGGCAGCAACCCACGGATTTTTCCGGTCGGCGATCCGGATACGTATGCACCGGTAACGATCGCGCCCGACCTGATCGGGAACGGCGATTTCCTGGTGGAAACATTTGCAGGTGACCATCCCGATGTGAATAACTCCGGGATCAATGAACCGTTGAGTATCAACCGGACGTGGCATGTCGACAAATTGCTGAGTAACGTCAGAACCTGTTCCGTAACTTTTCAATGGCATCCGGCTGACCTTGACGCCGGGGTGAATTTGCAGGAGACACGCGGGGCGTTATACAATGATGGCTTGTGGTTGCGACCGGTTATCTTCAACCGTACGGATTCAACCCTGACGCTGGATGAGCTCAGCTTGTTCGGCGATTTCCAGCTCGGTGAAGCGCCGGCGCTTCCGGGCGCAGCCCTCGCATTCGACGGGCAAAACGATTATGTACAGGGGCCGGTCGCCCTGATTCCCCTGAACGACAGCGCTTATACCTTTTCTGCCTGGGCGAAAGTCAATGTGATCAACGGAACGTATGCCACGATCGCATCACAGAGCCGGGGTTTTTATCTGGGTTATGGCGAAACCGGCGAGATCCGGGTCGGCGATTCCTGGATCAATACGGGGGTGCAATATCCGACCGATAATGCATGGCACAACCTCACGGTAGTCCGCGCCGTGGACAATACCTATCTCTACATCGACGGCGTATTGGCTGCCACGGCTGGATTCGTCATTCCAAGTCCGGGACCGGTGTTTGATAATCCGATCCCGACCTTTTACATCGGTTCCCAGTTTTACGGGAACTCCGAGGTTTGGAATGGTGCGATCGACGAAGTCCGCGTCTGGAACCGGGCATTGTGCGAAAGAGAAGTCGCCGAAGTCGCGGGTTGTGAGATCAGCGGGTCCGCTGACGGACTCGTCGCGGTTTACAATTTCAACCAGGGACTCGCGGAAGAACCCAATCCTACGTTCGACAACAT
This genomic stretch from Bacteroidota bacterium harbors:
- a CDS encoding SRPBCC family protein: MSTSQKITVSTLINASMDHVWKRWTDPQHIVQWNHASDDWHCPAASNDLRVGGQFTATMAARDGSMSFEFGGTYTTVIPNRKIAYAMSDGRSVEVLFSETNGSVRVDESFDAEGTHSMEMQRDGWQAILNNFKHHCEKA
- a CDS encoding zinc ribbon domain-containing protein; translation: MSTAYKNCQSCGMPLKKDPKGGGTNADGSRSTMYCSLCYANGKFLQPDWTASQMQSFVREKMKEMGIPGFLAGFFSKGVPRLERWKK
- a CDS encoding VOC family protein, whose product is MSLSLHHIAIICSDYERSKHFYSNIIGLLVLREVYRAERASWKLDLALADGVMIELFSFPYPPERPTHPEACGARHIAFGVEKLDAEIERLKQHGVDCEPVRIDATTGARFTFFSDPDGLPLELYEKAPATLK
- a CDS encoding helix-turn-helix transcriptional regulator, with amino-acid sequence MYSSELIKGTLKTIILKLLKENKRMYGYEITQRVKEMTGGKIQLTEGALYPTLHALEADGMLTTETEYLGKRVRKYYSLSKAGDKLSDEKVNEFADFMNTMKFLLGINLSNA
- a CDS encoding PQQ-binding-like beta-propeller repeat protein, which codes for MLYTAVQPFFRLQFLLSLLALICSQYVKAGEIGNPEPALCWSVSTGGPIYSSPVIDQQFLVFGSTDSSLYVVDHRSGKVAWTYKTGGAIRCTPYVRNGIAYFLSDDGKVYAISIRSHTEQWVFRTEGEARYSLYGYADYFHSSPVADDSTLYFGSGDGHVYALRLSDGRLRWKFKTDAVVHGTGVISEETLYIGSFDGNVYALATADGGLRWKFKTVGQTYFPRGEVQGTVACFGDRLIVGARDYNLYCLDAERGTGLWNRQFRKGWAMGVPLIRDSIVYVGTSDDRLLLALDPFSGQAHWEAAVNFNVFGGAAFGDSVLYIGNLRGELLALDVETGKRRWKFTTPGGKEQWRKYLTASGEYRPDIQSIIQKGEDFVTIYHSMGAIFTTPTVSEGRIFFTSTDGSLYCLQP